One window of Cygnus atratus isolate AKBS03 ecotype Queensland, Australia chromosome 29, CAtr_DNAZoo_HiC_assembly, whole genome shotgun sequence genomic DNA carries:
- the C1QL4 gene encoding complement C1q-like protein 4: protein MVLVLLVAIPLLVHSSKAAAHYEMLGSCRMVCDPYPGPELPPASPPPFLPGAKGEPGRKGRAGVRGPPGPPGPRGPPGEPGRPGPPGPPGPGPGGYIPSFYSPKIAFYAGLRKPHEGYEVLRFDDVVTNVGNYYEPSSGKFTCPLPGIYFFTYHVLMRGGDGTSMWADLMKNGQVRASAIAQDADQNYDYASNSVILHLDVGDEVCVKLDGGKVHGGNTNKYSTFSGFIIYPD from the exons atggtgctggtgctgctggtggccatCCCGCTGCTGGTGCACAGCTCCAAGGCGGCCGCGCACTACGAGATGCTGGGCAGCTGCCGCATGGTCTGCGACCCCTACCCCGGCCCCGAGCTgccccccgcctccccgccACCCTTCCTGCCGGGGGCCAAGGGTGAGCCAGGGCGCAAGGGCCGTGCCGGTGTACGGGGCCCCCCCGGGCCACCAGGGCCACGGGGACCGCCGGGCGAGCCGGGCCGGCCAGGGCCACCGGGACCGCCGGGTCCGGGACCCGGGGGGTACATCCCCTCCTTCTACAGCCCCAAGATTGCCTTCTACGCCGGGCTGCGGAAGCCCCACGAGGGCTACGAGGTGCTGCGCTTCGACGACGTGGTGACCAATGTGGGCAACTACTACGAGCCGTCGAGCGGGAAGTTCACCTGCCCCCTGCCCGGCATCTACTTCTTCACCTACCACGTCCTCATGCGCGGCGGCGATGGCACCAGCATGTGGGCTGACCTCATGAAGAATGGGCAG GTGCGGGCCAGCGCCATCGCGCAGGACGCGGACCAGAACTACGACTACGCCAGCAACAGCGTCATCCTGCACCTGGACGTGGGCGACGAGGTCTGCGTCAAGCTGGACGGCGGCAAGGTGCACGGCGGCAACACCAACAAGTACAGCACCTTCTCGGGCTTCATCATCTACCCGGACTGA